The Metabacillus litoralis genome contains a region encoding:
- the nirB gene encoding nitrite reductase large subunit NirB, with amino-acid sequence MNKKKLVLIGNGMAGVRAIEEILKISQDSFDITIFGTEPHPNYNRILLSKVLQGDTEVKDITLNDWAWYEENNITLYTGETVTKIDSEMKVIYSDKKRVVPYDELIIATGSVPFILPLPGADKEGVTAFRDIKDTDIMLDASEKYKKAAVIGGGLLGLEAARGLLNLGMDVTVIHIAPTLMERQLDHTAGKMLQQELEKQGMNFLLEASTAEIYGDERVEGLRFKDGSELEADLVVMAVGIKPNIALGGESGLETNRGIVVNDFLQTNLPNVYAVGECAEHNGIPYGLVAPLYEQGKVLAKHICGEQTDGYKGSVLSTQLKVSGVEVFSAGDFMEGDDKKSLKVFDEQDGIYKKIVLRGNKIVGAVLFGDSKEGSRLFSMIKKGADISDTEKISILQPIGEEAGESLVASMPDDEIICGCNGVSKGAIVQAIQEKGCTTVDAIKGCTSASRSCGGCKPLVADVLQYTLGSDFDAAAQKEAICGCTTLSRDEVVEEIKAKGLTHIKEVMNVLEWKSEGCSKCRPALNYYLAMVNPTGYADERESRFVNERMHANIQKDGTYSVVPRMYGGVTNASELRRIADVVEKYEIPLVKVTGGQRIDLFGVKKDDLPKVWQDLDMNSGYAYGKSLRTVKTCVGETFCRFGTQDSMGLGIRLEKKFEGLQTPHKVKMAVSACPRSCAESGFKDIGFIGIDGGWEIYVGGNGGTHVRGGDLLYKVKTDDEAMEITGAYLQYYRETANYLERTSAWIERVGLDHVQSVLDDKKKRAELNARMDETLSVYKDPWKEIIEDQKTKKELFETVSL; translated from the coding sequence GTGAATAAAAAGAAGCTTGTACTAATAGGAAATGGAATGGCCGGAGTAAGAGCAATTGAGGAAATTCTAAAAATATCCCAAGATTCATTTGACATCACGATTTTTGGAACAGAACCGCACCCAAACTATAATAGAATTTTATTATCAAAGGTTTTACAAGGAGATACAGAAGTAAAAGATATCACGCTTAATGACTGGGCATGGTACGAAGAAAACAACATCACACTCTATACCGGTGAAACAGTAACGAAAATTGACTCAGAAATGAAAGTCATCTACTCAGATAAGAAACGAGTTGTCCCATACGACGAACTTATTATAGCAACAGGATCTGTTCCGTTCATCCTACCTCTTCCTGGTGCGGACAAAGAAGGTGTGACCGCCTTCCGTGATATTAAAGATACAGACATCATGCTTGATGCATCTGAAAAATACAAAAAAGCAGCCGTTATCGGTGGAGGATTATTAGGTTTAGAAGCGGCTCGTGGTTTATTAAATCTTGGAATGGATGTAACTGTCATTCATATTGCTCCAACATTAATGGAACGCCAACTAGATCATACAGCCGGTAAGATGCTTCAGCAAGAGTTAGAAAAGCAGGGAATGAACTTTTTACTAGAAGCATCAACTGCTGAAATCTACGGAGATGAACGTGTAGAAGGCTTAAGGTTTAAAGATGGAAGTGAACTTGAGGCAGATTTAGTTGTTATGGCTGTTGGAATTAAACCAAATATTGCCCTTGGTGGTGAAAGTGGGCTTGAAACAAATAGAGGAATCGTTGTAAATGACTTTTTACAAACCAATCTTCCGAATGTATATGCCGTTGGTGAATGTGCTGAACATAATGGCATTCCATATGGACTTGTTGCCCCTTTATATGAACAAGGAAAAGTGTTGGCAAAACATATTTGTGGTGAACAAACAGATGGATATAAAGGATCTGTCCTATCAACACAGCTAAAGGTTTCCGGAGTGGAAGTGTTCTCGGCTGGCGACTTTATGGAAGGTGATGATAAAAAGTCCTTAAAAGTCTTTGATGAACAAGATGGAATCTACAAAAAAATTGTGCTAAGAGGGAATAAAATCGTTGGTGCTGTCTTATTTGGAGATAGTAAAGAAGGCAGTCGACTGTTCTCGATGATAAAAAAAGGTGCAGATATTTCCGATACAGAAAAAATCAGTATTTTACAACCAATTGGTGAAGAAGCTGGAGAAAGCCTTGTTGCTTCCATGCCGGATGATGAAATCATTTGTGGATGTAATGGAGTTTCAAAGGGTGCAATTGTTCAGGCCATCCAAGAAAAGGGTTGTACAACTGTTGATGCGATTAAAGGCTGTACGAGTGCATCTCGTTCATGTGGAGGATGTAAACCATTGGTCGCGGATGTTTTACAATATACACTTGGCTCTGACTTTGATGCAGCTGCCCAAAAAGAAGCAATCTGTGGCTGTACAACATTATCAAGAGATGAAGTTGTAGAAGAAATTAAAGCAAAAGGCTTAACACATATTAAAGAGGTAATGAATGTCCTTGAATGGAAATCTGAGGGCTGTTCAAAATGTCGCCCGGCGCTTAATTACTATTTAGCAATGGTTAACCCAACCGGCTATGCGGATGAAAGAGAATCACGCTTTGTTAATGAACGCATGCATGCAAATATTCAAAAAGACGGCACTTACTCTGTTGTTCCTAGAATGTACGGCGGTGTGACAAATGCAAGTGAATTGCGTCGGATTGCCGATGTTGTTGAAAAATATGAGATTCCATTAGTAAAAGTAACAGGTGGTCAACGTATTGACTTATTTGGGGTTAAAAAGGATGATCTACCGAAAGTATGGCAAGATCTTGATATGAACTCTGGTTATGCTTACGGAAAATCACTACGTACCGTAAAAACATGTGTTGGAGAAACATTCTGCCGCTTTGGAACACAAGACTCAATGGGCTTAGGCATTCGTTTAGAAAAGAAGTTTGAAGGTTTGCAAACACCTCATAAAGTAAAAATGGCTGTATCTGCTTGCCCAAGAAGCTGTGCAGAATCAGGCTTTAAAGATATCGGCTTTATCGGAATTGATGGAGGCTGGGAAATTTATGTTGGTGGTAACGGTGGTACCCACGTACGTGGTGGAGATTTACTTTACAAAGTGAAAACAGATGATGAAGCAATGGAAATTACAGGTGCTTATCTACAATATTACCGCGAAACAGCAAACTATTTAGAACGTACCTCTGCTTGGATCGAACGCGTTGGCTTAGACCATGTCCAATCTGTTTTAGATGATAAAAAGAAACGTGCTGAGTTAAATGCTCGCATGGATGAAACATTATCTGTTTATAAAGATCCTTGGAAAGAAATTATTGAAGACCAGAAAACAAAGAAAGAGTTATTTGAAACAGTATCTTTATAG
- a CDS encoding PAS domain S-box protein, whose translation MNEDISKINYQEVIDYSHDPIIIHCNHKIIYINQAAATFFKCSPEEVIGADPLDIFQESSKQAITKRISSAYDKPAEVIEEFVYKMDGTKVEVELYCHPLKIGDTKAIQSVIKDITEKREVEKRNIETVREINELATTLVPLFRGVVVLPLVGSIDEGRATYLINHVPIKVKESNVECIIIDFSGIYKLDHLVADILFKITNVMSMLGVKCIISGMRPELAVIALELDINIAGISSFSTVQEAICSLVKPFYPFEKWLYKQ comes from the coding sequence ATGAACGAGGACATCTCAAAAATTAATTATCAAGAAGTTATAGACTATTCACATGATCCCATTATCATCCATTGCAACCATAAAATTATTTATATTAATCAGGCTGCTGCCACTTTTTTTAAATGTAGTCCGGAAGAAGTGATAGGGGCAGATCCATTAGATATCTTTCAGGAATCTTCTAAACAAGCAATTACAAAAAGAATCAGCTCTGCTTATGATAAGCCCGCAGAAGTAATTGAAGAGTTTGTCTATAAAATGGATGGGACAAAGGTTGAAGTCGAATTGTATTGTCACCCTTTAAAAATTGGAGATACAAAAGCTATTCAAAGCGTAATAAAAGATATTACCGAAAAAAGGGAAGTTGAGAAAAGAAATATAGAAACAGTAAGAGAAATAAATGAGTTAGCAACTACCCTTGTTCCTCTATTCAGAGGTGTTGTAGTCCTCCCTTTAGTTGGATCAATTGATGAAGGTAGAGCAACCTATTTAATTAATCATGTCCCAATTAAAGTAAAAGAGAGCAATGTAGAATGTATCATTATTGATTTTTCAGGAATCTATAAGTTAGATCATCTAGTAGCTGATATACTCTTTAAAATCACCAATGTGATGTCCATGTTAGGGGTGAAATGTATCATTTCAGGCATGCGTCCTGAGTTGGCTGTAATTGCTCTTGAATTAGATATCAATATAGCAGGAATCAGCTCATTTTCGACTGTTCAGGAAGCCATATGTTCTCTTGTTAAACCTTTCTATCCTTTTGAAAAATGGTTGTATAAACAGTAA